A genome region from Drosophila simulans strain w501 chromosome 2R, Prin_Dsim_3.1, whole genome shotgun sequence includes the following:
- the LOC6734383 gene encoding proteasomal ubiquitin receptor ADRM1 homolog isoform X1 — MFGRQSGLGSSSNSSNLVEFRAGRMNMVGKMVHPDPRKGLVYMTQSDDGLMHFCWKDRTSGKVEDDLIVFPDDFEYKRVDQCKTGRVYVLKFKSSTRRMFFWMQEPKTDKDDEQCRRINELLNNPPSAHQRGGGGSNDGDLQYMLNNMSQQQLMQLFGGVGQMGGLSSLLGQMNSRTPSSRNTSSSGGGGASALQTPENVSVPRTPSAPSKSGSSRSSSNVNSQVGEGAGSSVDADAPGKNSTTSTTTASKSTGAYANPFQAYLSNLSPEHGAGRSLNIDLSTALPGADAINQIIADPEHVKTLIVHLPESEDADDDRKQQIKDNITSPQFQQALAQFSSVLQSAQLGPVIKQFELSNEAVAAAFSGNLEDFVRALEKSLPPGATMAGEPSASEKKSSDPETPISVARDENTDPAAEKQEEKQK; from the exons ATGTTCGGAAGACAAAGTGGACTGGGTAGttccagcaacagcagcaacctgGTGGAGTTCCGCGCAGGCCGCATGAACATGGTGGGCAAGATGGTGCACCCGGATCCGCGCAAGGGCCTGGTCTACATGACCCAGAGTGACGATGGCCTGATGCACTTCTGCTGGAAGGATCGCACCTCCGGCAAGGTGGAGGACGACCTCATCGTCTTCCCCGATGACTTCGAGTACAAGCGCGTCGATCAGTGCAAGACGGGCCGTGTCTATGTGCTCAAGTTCAAGTCATCGACACGCCGCATGTTCTTCTGGATGCAGGAGCCCAAGACGGACAAGGATGACGAGCAGTGCCGCCGCATCAACGAGCTGCTGAACAACCCACCATCCGCCCACCAacgcggcggcggcggcagcaacgACGGCGACCTCCAGTACATGCTCAACAACatgtcgcagcagcagctgatgcAGCTCTTCGGCGGCGTTGGCCAGATGGGTGGTCTCAGCTCGCTGCTGGGCCAAATGAA CTCCCGGACGCCCTCGTCGCGCAACACCTCCTCATCGGGTGGCGGTGGGGCATCGGCCTTGCAGACGCCCGAAAACGTCAGTGTGCCGCGCACTCCGAGCGCTCCATCGAAATCGGGCAGCAGCCGTAGCAGCAGCAATGTGAACTCGCAGGTCGGCGAAGGTGCCGGCTCCTCCGTTGATGCGGATGCCCCCGGTAAGAACTCAACCACATCGACCACAACGGCGTCAAAATCGACCGGAGCCTATGCCAATCCATTCCAAGCCTACTTATCCAATCTCTCCCCCGAACATGGCGCAGGACGATCCCTGAATATTGACCTATCGACAGCCCTACCCGGCGCCGATGCCATCAATCAGATAATTGCCGATCCGGAGCATGTCAAGACGCTGATCGTGCACCTGCCCGAGTCGGAGGATGCGGACGATGATCGCAAGCAGCAGATCAAGGACAACATCACCTCCCCGCAGTTCCAGCAAGCTCTGGCCCAGTTCTCCAGTGTCCTACAGTCGGCCCAGCTGGGACCAGTGATCAAGCAATTCGAGTTGTCCAACGAAGCAGTGGCCGCCGCCTTCTCTGGCAATCTGGAGGACTTTGTGCGCGCTCTGGAGAAGAGCCTGCCCCCCGGTGCCACCATGGCTGGCGAACCCTCCGCCAGCGAGAAGAAGAGCAGCGATCCTGAGACCCCAATTTCAGTGGCCCGCGATGAGAACACAGATCCCGCTGCCGAAAAACAGGAGGAGAAGCAAAAATAG
- the LOC6734383 gene encoding proteasomal ubiquitin receptor ADRM1 homolog isoform X2 — protein MFGRQSGLGSSSNSSNLVEFRAGRMNMVGKMVHPDPRKGLVYMTQSDDGLMHFCWKDRTSGKVEDDLIVFPDDFEYKRVDQCKTGRVYVLKFKSSTRRMFFWMQEPKTDKDDEQCRRINELLNNPPSAHQRGGGGSNDGDLQYMLNNMSQQQLMQLFGGVGQMGGLSSLLGQMNSRTPSSRNTSSSGGGGASALQTPENVSVPRTPSAPSKSGSSRSSSNVNSQVGEGAGSSVDADAPGRSLNIDLSTALPGADAINQIIADPEHVKTLIVHLPESEDADDDRKQQIKDNITSPQFQQALAQFSSVLQSAQLGPVIKQFELSNEAVAAAFSGNLEDFVRALEKSLPPGATMAGEPSASEKKSSDPETPISVARDENTDPAAEKQEEKQK, from the exons ATGTTCGGAAGACAAAGTGGACTGGGTAGttccagcaacagcagcaacctgGTGGAGTTCCGCGCAGGCCGCATGAACATGGTGGGCAAGATGGTGCACCCGGATCCGCGCAAGGGCCTGGTCTACATGACCCAGAGTGACGATGGCCTGATGCACTTCTGCTGGAAGGATCGCACCTCCGGCAAGGTGGAGGACGACCTCATCGTCTTCCCCGATGACTTCGAGTACAAGCGCGTCGATCAGTGCAAGACGGGCCGTGTCTATGTGCTCAAGTTCAAGTCATCGACACGCCGCATGTTCTTCTGGATGCAGGAGCCCAAGACGGACAAGGATGACGAGCAGTGCCGCCGCATCAACGAGCTGCTGAACAACCCACCATCCGCCCACCAacgcggcggcggcggcagcaacgACGGCGACCTCCAGTACATGCTCAACAACatgtcgcagcagcagctgatgcAGCTCTTCGGCGGCGTTGGCCAGATGGGTGGTCTCAGCTCGCTGCTGGGCCAAATGAA CTCCCGGACGCCCTCGTCGCGCAACACCTCCTCATCGGGTGGCGGTGGGGCATCGGCCTTGCAGACGCCCGAAAACGTCAGTGTGCCGCGCACTCCGAGCGCTCCATCGAAATCGGGCAGCAGCCGTAGCAGCAGCAATGTGAACTCGCAGGTCGGCGAAGGTGCCGGCTCCTCCGTTGATGCGGATGCCCCCG GACGATCCCTGAATATTGACCTATCGACAGCCCTACCCGGCGCCGATGCCATCAATCAGATAATTGCCGATCCGGAGCATGTCAAGACGCTGATCGTGCACCTGCCCGAGTCGGAGGATGCGGACGATGATCGCAAGCAGCAGATCAAGGACAACATCACCTCCCCGCAGTTCCAGCAAGCTCTGGCCCAGTTCTCCAGTGTCCTACAGTCGGCCCAGCTGGGACCAGTGATCAAGCAATTCGAGTTGTCCAACGAAGCAGTGGCCGCCGCCTTCTCTGGCAATCTGGAGGACTTTGTGCGCGCTCTGGAGAAGAGCCTGCCCCCCGGTGCCACCATGGCTGGCGAACCCTCCGCCAGCGAGAAGAAGAGCAGCGATCCTGAGACCCCAATTTCAGTGGCCCGCGATGAGAACACAGATCCCGCTGCCGAAAAACAGGAGGAGAAGCAAAAATAG